The Cyprinus carpio isolate SPL01 chromosome B17, ASM1834038v1, whole genome shotgun sequence genome has a window encoding:
- the fas gene encoding tumor necrosis factor receptor superfamily member 6 — protein MYVCNLVVFLCCAVLTVGLTEGRLRRTRRGACEYGTYQHEGNTCCLCPTGYQVIKDCTDKNETNCERCKDGTYMDHPNSEYKCQPCKVCDSNANMDTKERCSPYYNTVCWCKENFYCDKRDECKACYSCDMCEELGVKQQCTKTNNTVCHDAKEPVHPQSTSTGTIVAFVVLLILLAGVGAVVFWLWRKHKLCFKEKQSVLNHEEDLPLKDLDLNPHLSEIADVLGWKTMKRVAHHSGISKTGIEEHELNHRNDVKEQTFALLQAWSQRQGLHGAYPALIKTLRHMNERRKADEIQKIIEKEAIALP, from the exons ATGTATGTCTGCAATCTCGTCGTATTTCTGTGCTGTGCG GTGTTAACTGTAGGACTGACAGAAGGCAGGCTCCGGCGCACGAGACGCGGCGCCTGTGAGTACGGGACTTACCAGCACGAGGGAAACACCTGCTGTCTTTGTCCCACAG gttACCAGGTCATTAAAGACTGCACcgataaaaatgaaacaaattgtgAGAGGTGTAAGGATGGCACCTATATGGATCACCCGAACAGTGAATACAAATGCCAGCCTTGTAAAGTCTGTGATTCCAATG CAAACATGGACACGAAGGAGAGATGTTCACCATATTACAACACTGTCTGCTGGTGCAAAGAAAATTTTTACTGTGACAAGCGTGACGAGTGCAAGGCCTGTTATTCCTGTGACAT GTGTGAGGAACTTGGAGTGAAACAACAATGcacaaaaaccaacaacactGTGTGCCATGATGCCAAAGAGCCTGTACATCCACAATCCACAAGCACAG GGACCATTGTAGCCTTTGTGGTGTTGCTCATACTTTTGGCTGGTGTTGGTGCAGTGGTGTTCTGGCTATGGAGAAAACACAAGCTTTGTTTTAAGGAAAAACAGAGCGTACTGAATCATGAG GAAGACCTTCCCCTGAAAG ATTTAGACCTGAACCCTCACCTATCAGAAATTGCTGATGTTCTGGGCTGGAAAACAATGAAACGTGTTGCCCACCACAGTGGGATAAGCAAAACTGGTATTGAGGAACATGAGCTTAATCACCGTAACGATGTGAAAGAACAGACCTTCGCACTTCTGCAAGCTTGGTCCCAGAGACAAGGTTTACATGGAGCCTACCCAGCTCTCATCAAAACTCTTCGTCACATGAACGAAAGAAGAAAAGCAGATGAGATCCAGAAAATTATTGAGAAAGAAGCAATAGCTCTGCCATAG